The following proteins come from a genomic window of Trifolium pratense cultivar HEN17-A07 linkage group LG4, ARS_RC_1.1, whole genome shotgun sequence:
- the LOC123924505 gene encoding uncharacterized protein LOC123924505 isoform X2, which translates to MFMSQNALSLLYLVFTRVSQRRTSGMKLNRLILSCNWLTTASYKLLLIQLGSQESSMLKERLLNKISPDDACPLGVQLSLDTTGNIFQSGLKDYKHSDMVDIPLFTIDDDIPTSGLGSQANAGGQEFSDNLILLSVDDILGSNPSMMNRLKSRVASVRKPQASVTIEEHTTNSSDTQQVLPIRLSSHQITLLLSSIWVQSVYPLNTLENFEAIAHTYNLVLLVARNKNSSDDALIQSFQLAFSLRSISLNEKG; encoded by the exons ATGTTCATGTCTCAGAATGCCCTCTCTTTGTTATATCTGGTTTTTACGAGGGTATCTCAGCGAAGGACATCTGGCATGAAATTAAACAG GTTGATCCTTTCCTGCAACTGGTTAACGACAGCAAGTTACAAGCTGTTGTTAATACAGCTAGGCAGCCAA GAGTCATCCATGTTAAAAGAACGGCTGcttaataaaatttcaccaGATGATGCTTGTCCATTGGGAGTCCAGTTGTCACTTGATACAACAGGAAATATTTTCCAGTCTGGACTAAAGGACTATAAACATTCTGATATG GTTGATATTCCATTATTTACTATTGATGATGATATTCCAACTTCTGGTTTGGGAAGCCAAGCTAATGCTGGTGGACAAGAGTTTTCAGATAATCTAATCCTGCTGAGTGTTGATGACATTTTGGGTAGTAATCCTTCTATGATGAATAGATTGAAGTCAAGAGTAGCTAGTGTGAGGAAGCCTCAAGCATCTGTAACTATTGAAGAACATACTACAAATAGTTCTGATACGCAACAG GTATTACCGATTAGGCTGAGTAGTCATCAGATTACCCTTCTGCTATCATCAATCTGGGTGCAGTCAGTCTATCCTCTGAATACACTTGAAAATTTTGAAGCAATTGCTCATACCTACAACCTTGTCTTGCTAGTTGCCCGGAATAAG AATTCTTCCGATGATGCTCTAATTCAAAGTTTTCAGTTGGCATTTTCCTTGAGGAGCATTTCTCTCAATGAAAAGG GTTGA
- the LOC123924505 gene encoding uncharacterized protein LOC123924505 isoform X1 has translation MFMSQNALSLLYLVFTRVSQRRTSGMKLNRLILSCNWLTTASYKLLLIQLGSQESSMLKERLLNKISPDDACPLGVQLSLDTTGNIFQSGLKDYKHSDMVDIPLFTIDDDIPTSGLGSQANAGGQEFSDNLILLSVDDILGSNPSMMNRLKSRVASVRKPQASVTIEEHTTNSSDTQQVLPIRLSSHQITLLLSSIWVQSVYPLNTLENFEAIAHTYNLVLLVARNKNSSDDALIQSFQLAFSLRSISLNEKGRTLNLYYLMFECYYVFCKKDELNISDI, from the exons ATGTTCATGTCTCAGAATGCCCTCTCTTTGTTATATCTGGTTTTTACGAGGGTATCTCAGCGAAGGACATCTGGCATGAAATTAAACAG GTTGATCCTTTCCTGCAACTGGTTAACGACAGCAAGTTACAAGCTGTTGTTAATACAGCTAGGCAGCCAA GAGTCATCCATGTTAAAAGAACGGCTGcttaataaaatttcaccaGATGATGCTTGTCCATTGGGAGTCCAGTTGTCACTTGATACAACAGGAAATATTTTCCAGTCTGGACTAAAGGACTATAAACATTCTGATATG GTTGATATTCCATTATTTACTATTGATGATGATATTCCAACTTCTGGTTTGGGAAGCCAAGCTAATGCTGGTGGACAAGAGTTTTCAGATAATCTAATCCTGCTGAGTGTTGATGACATTTTGGGTAGTAATCCTTCTATGATGAATAGATTGAAGTCAAGAGTAGCTAGTGTGAGGAAGCCTCAAGCATCTGTAACTATTGAAGAACATACTACAAATAGTTCTGATACGCAACAG GTATTACCGATTAGGCTGAGTAGTCATCAGATTACCCTTCTGCTATCATCAATCTGGGTGCAGTCAGTCTATCCTCTGAATACACTTGAAAATTTTGAAGCAATTGCTCATACCTACAACCTTGTCTTGCTAGTTGCCCGGAATAAG AATTCTTCCGATGATGCTCTAATTCAAAGTTTTCAGTTGGCATTTTCCTTGAGGAGCATTTCTCTCAATGAAAAGGGTAGAACCTTGAATCTATATTATTTAATGTTTGAATGTTACTATGTCTTTTGTAAGAAAGACGAGCTCAATATCAGCGACATATGA
- the LOC123924505 gene encoding uncharacterized protein LOC123924505 isoform X3 gives MLKERLLNKISPDDACPLGVQLSLDTTGNIFQSGLKDYKHSDMVDIPLFTIDDDIPTSGLGSQANAGGQEFSDNLILLSVDDILGSNPSMMNRLKSRVASVRKPQASVTIEEHTTNSSDTQQVLPIRLSSHQITLLLSSIWVQSVYPLNTLENFEAIAHTYNLVLLVARNKNSSDDALIQSFQLAFSLRSISLNEKGRTLNLYYLMFECYYVFCKKDELNISDI, from the exons ATGTTAAAAGAACGGCTGcttaataaaatttcaccaGATGATGCTTGTCCATTGGGAGTCCAGTTGTCACTTGATACAACAGGAAATATTTTCCAGTCTGGACTAAAGGACTATAAACATTCTGATATG GTTGATATTCCATTATTTACTATTGATGATGATATTCCAACTTCTGGTTTGGGAAGCCAAGCTAATGCTGGTGGACAAGAGTTTTCAGATAATCTAATCCTGCTGAGTGTTGATGACATTTTGGGTAGTAATCCTTCTATGATGAATAGATTGAAGTCAAGAGTAGCTAGTGTGAGGAAGCCTCAAGCATCTGTAACTATTGAAGAACATACTACAAATAGTTCTGATACGCAACAG GTATTACCGATTAGGCTGAGTAGTCATCAGATTACCCTTCTGCTATCATCAATCTGGGTGCAGTCAGTCTATCCTCTGAATACACTTGAAAATTTTGAAGCAATTGCTCATACCTACAACCTTGTCTTGCTAGTTGCCCGGAATAAG AATTCTTCCGATGATGCTCTAATTCAAAGTTTTCAGTTGGCATTTTCCTTGAGGAGCATTTCTCTCAATGAAAAGGGTAGAACCTTGAATCTATATTATTTAATGTTTGAATGTTACTATGTCTTTTGTAAGAAAGACGAGCTCAATATCAGCGACATATGA